The Streptomyces sp. NBC_01142 genome has a segment encoding these proteins:
- a CDS encoding thioesterase II family protein has translation MSPESPGIIVFPGAGSFGSELRPLLRELEPSAWLARYPGRFGRDFGKAAASFQKVVESCVTQVGRLQPYRPVLVGHSFGAYVAYATARELEDRGTEVSALVVAGATAPALLTVPEQACRSRSDTAAYLDGIDPGLLPDESDEWRDIVVDTAGEDLRVLREFTASAHPEVRCPVFAVRGEEDPLTSAGGIGAWAGVTAKGCIHREFPGGHSALLNSPEFAAWLREIRVRG, from the coding sequence GTGAGTCCCGAGAGCCCAGGCATCATCGTCTTCCCGGGTGCCGGTTCGTTCGGCAGTGAGCTCCGTCCACTGCTGCGTGAGCTGGAACCCTCCGCGTGGCTCGCCCGGTATCCAGGCCGTTTCGGTAGGGATTTCGGCAAGGCGGCGGCATCGTTCCAGAAGGTCGTGGAGTCGTGCGTCACCCAGGTGGGGCGGCTTCAGCCGTATCGCCCGGTTCTCGTCGGGCACAGCTTCGGCGCCTACGTCGCCTATGCCACGGCAAGGGAACTGGAGGACCGCGGGACGGAGGTCTCCGCACTGGTGGTCGCCGGAGCCACCGCGCCGGCCCTGCTCACGGTGCCAGAGCAGGCGTGTCGGAGCCGGTCGGACACTGCGGCCTACCTGGACGGTATCGACCCTGGCCTGCTGCCGGACGAGTCCGATGAGTGGCGGGACATCGTTGTGGACACCGCGGGGGAGGACCTCCGGGTACTCAGGGAATTCACCGCCTCGGCCCATCCGGAAGTGCGGTGTCCGGTCTTCGCCGTGCGTGGTGAAGAGGACCCGCTCACGTCCGCAGGCGGAATCGGCGCATGGGCCGGTGTCACTGCCAAGGGGTGTATCCACCGGGAATTCCCAGGCGGTCACTCGGCCCTGCTGAACTCGCCCGAATTCGCCGCATGGCTGCGTGAGATACGTGTACGCGGCTGA
- a CDS encoding FAD/NAD(P)-binding protein encodes MNSRPLTAGGHLVVIGGGAAATAVLHQLTEHAGFRPGSVTVVDPRPAGFGVAFGTTDPKLRCNTSVDVTSLYRADRSDLQRYLAARGWPVGRADFVPRALVGQYCRERFGQLSRELQARGAQVRQVTTRARTVLPAERAGEGYRVTLDDGSTLEATDVVVAAGGDQPHLPELLRAYADHPDLLAGPYPTDRLRALPTDARVLVVGSKLSAVDAALVLCGADRQVTLCSPSGELPAVRNRLCRTARPTGLLADLRELNPGTPDFDRTLTRVLARAVRSARAGWGHPAAALRRQFGTEPKALERLTTELRQTEAGDNAWQDVIAELIEAVNDWTEGWPSAERDRLLTRFRPLIARHISAIPVSSARALAGHGLAGRLAVRRGTPAALTPDPDGGWQVRWTAAGPAEHHTHVLSASGYLRPAVCTHGPALLALGPAACSPHCAPPLTGPDLRLLRPGGADPERIWMVGAMGAARTAIVNYLWTAAGQAGTVAQALAVSTR; translated from the coding sequence GTGAACAGCCGTCCCCTCACCGCGGGCGGGCACCTGGTGGTTATCGGCGGTGGTGCCGCCGCGACGGCGGTGCTGCACCAACTGACGGAGCACGCCGGGTTCCGGCCCGGATCGGTGACGGTGGTGGACCCGCGGCCGGCCGGGTTCGGCGTGGCCTTCGGCACCACCGACCCAAAGCTGCGCTGCAACACCTCGGTCGATGTCACCTCGCTGTACCGCGCTGACCGCTCTGACCTCCAGCGCTACCTGGCGGCACGGGGCTGGCCGGTGGGCCGCGCCGACTTCGTCCCGCGTGCGCTGGTCGGGCAGTACTGCCGGGAACGGTTCGGGCAGCTGAGCCGGGAGCTTCAGGCGCGGGGGGCCCAGGTGCGCCAGGTGACCACGCGGGCCCGTACGGTACTCCCGGCAGAACGCGCGGGCGAGGGATACCGGGTCACCCTGGACGACGGCAGCACGCTGGAGGCCACCGATGTGGTGGTGGCGGCCGGTGGCGACCAGCCGCACCTGCCCGAGCTGCTGCGCGCGTATGCGGACCATCCGGATCTACTTGCCGGCCCCTACCCCACGGACCGGCTCCGGGCACTGCCCACCGACGCCAGAGTGCTGGTCGTCGGCAGCAAGCTGTCCGCGGTGGATGCCGCTCTGGTGCTGTGCGGGGCTGACCGGCAGGTCACCTTGTGCTCGCCTTCCGGCGAACTGCCAGCCGTCCGCAACCGGCTGTGCCGTACGGCCCGGCCGACCGGGCTGTTGGCCGACTTGCGCGAACTGAACCCCGGCACCCCGGATTTCGACCGGACGCTCACCCGGGTCCTGGCGCGCGCCGTCCGGAGCGCCAGGGCCGGCTGGGGGCACCCGGCGGCCGCGCTGCGTCGGCAATTCGGCACCGAACCCAAGGCGCTGGAGCGGCTCACCACAGAACTGCGGCAGACCGAGGCGGGCGACAATGCCTGGCAAGACGTGATCGCCGAACTCATCGAGGCGGTGAACGACTGGACCGAGGGCTGGCCCTCCGCCGAGCGAGACCGTCTGCTCACGCGCTTCCGCCCGCTGATCGCCCGCCACATCTCGGCCATCCCGGTGTCCAGCGCCCGCGCCCTGGCCGGGCACGGCCTGGCCGGACGGCTCGCCGTGCGCCGCGGCACCCCTGCGGCGCTCACACCGGACCCGGACGGCGGCTGGCAGGTGCGCTGGACGGCCGCCGGCCCGGCCGAGCACCACACTCATGTGCTGTCGGCCTCCGGATACCTCAGGCCTGCCGTGTGCACGCACGGCCCCGCGCTGCTCGCCCTCGGTCCCGCCGCCTGCTCCCCGCACTGCGCTCCACCGCTCACCGGCCCGGACCTACGGCTGCTGCGTCCCGGCGGAGCCGACCCGGAACGCATCTGGATGGTCGGAGCCATGGGGGCCGCCCGCACCGCCATCGTCAACTACCTGTGGACCGCGGCTGGCCAGGCGGGCACCGTCGCCCAGGCCCTCGCCGTCTCCACCCGTTGA